In Hymenobacter sublimis, a single genomic region encodes these proteins:
- a CDS encoding helix-turn-helix domain-containing protein: MKHRPTLLAFGQHLRRLRQQRGWSQQALADVADVAKKTVYRIEAGQASPTLDVLVSLAEGLELSLPELVQFPLLLAPDPPLTPPRPAPDGPLP, from the coding sequence GTGAAACACCGCCCCACGCTTCTTGCCTTTGGCCAGCACCTGCGCCGCCTGCGCCAGCAGCGGGGCTGGAGCCAGCAGGCGCTGGCCGACGTAGCCGATGTGGCCAAGAAGACGGTGTATCGCATCGAGGCCGGGCAGGCCTCGCCCACGCTGGATGTGCTCGTCAGCCTGGCCGAGGGCCTGGAACTCTCGCTGCCCGAACTGGTGCAGTTTCCCCTGCTACTGGCCCCCGACCCGCCGCTGACGCCCCCGCGCCCCGCCCCGGATGGCCCCTTGCCCTAA